DNA from Rosa rugosa chromosome 6, drRosRugo1.1, whole genome shotgun sequence:
GGTGTTAAAAGTGGCGATCTTGGAGTGGAGCTTCCCGCTGATGAGGTTCTGGTTCCTTGTTCAGGTGTCAAAGCAGAACGTGCGTCACATGACATGTCAGGCATAATATTAATATCTTCCATGACAAAAGAATTGTCAGCATCAGGAACACAATCAAGCATGTCTTCAGGGAAACGAGGCAATTCATTTCGTTTAGGTGATAAGTCATCTAAATCTTCATggatacttttttttcttttggcaatAAAATCTTCATGGATACTTGATGGATACACTTTTGCAGCATCAAAACTTGTCTCTTGTGTATCAACATTTTTTGTTGTCCGAGATTCCATTATCCTTTCAAGAGCTTCAGCAACTCTTTCAAGTCTTTCATTCACAGTTAAGCCCTTCAAGTCACATCTGTCAGCAATTGTACATATTCGAGAGTGCTCCTCTACGTGGACAGTTGGTATTTCAACCTCACATATCCGACAGATcatcaaattctcatatgtaACATTTTGCTGCTCCCCAATTGAAACCCAAGATACTCTTTGTGCACTTGTGGACATCTTTGAGTGTTCATGATGGGATGATGGAGTATCCAGATTTTCTTTGGCATGCAAACTTTCTGATTTGTCCTTCGATGGTGTATCAACAGAATCAGGTACTTTCTGCTTTTTCTCAGCAGCCGATGGAAGTTTTTTCCAAGATGACATCCTATAGCTACCAGTGGATTCAACGCTCTTGGCAGTGCTAACCTCCACACCATCAGCTCCACTAGCTATTTCTTGCTCACGAGACTTCTTGGGCTTCTCGTTTGCATCTTTCCCACTCAGTGGACCACTAAACTTCTGTTCTGCACCGTCCAAAATTTGTTCTGGATAAACACCAAGGTCACTGAGCTGGTGAAGACTAAGAATGTGCTCTTCCTCATAACCACTCTCTTTCTGGAACTGCACAAGCCGTGTGCACCGAGTAAGAATAAAAAGAAGACGAGTATGGGCTTGTTTCAGGGCCCCCATTGGTAGCTCTTGACGCCGGTCATCCAACTTCTGTACAATGCCTTCACACTTGATCCAAAATTCGTTAGGAGACATCTTTGCACACTGCCGGGCAATAACTAGCAAATCCTCAAAATTCTCTTTCCATTCAGGGTGAGACTCTGAAGACATTTCAAGTATACCCACCAAATCACCGGCAAATGCacccaaatcaacatcaaccTCATCCTTCAACCTCTCAAATCTTGCCCTGAGCGCCACTAAAACCTCCTAAAATTTTCCGAGCAGCCACAAGATTTAATCAAGATTAGGCGGAAAAATCAAAATTCTGAAAGGCATAAACAAAATACATACACAGGTGAAGGTAATGTCACCTCCATATGCCCGAATGCACGGGACTTCCACACCGGAAATGGTCTAACTCCTTTGGAATTTAGTTCATGAGAGAAACTCTTGATGTCAGGTGTTCTCTTCTTTCGTCCACTCGTAACTCGCAGTATTGCCTGAAACCTAGGCGACTGCATTTCCTTTGTAAGACCAGCTTGACCACCCTGCCAATAATACAATACATACAACCACATTGCGGTCAAGCTCATGAGCTACCTACATTTCACCAACCTAACTATTTTCTAAGCAAAAAttcattcaaaatttcatttacCTCCAACACAGGATTGAGTGGCGATGGAGTTCTCAGCGATTTTGATTGACTCGAGTGCACATATTTCACTATAAACACATTGTAAATATTTGCCAAAttaatttcaaaattgaaaaaaaaaaaaaaaaaaaatcctgaaCTCATATTGATCCAATTTTACAGAAAAGCTAAAACATCGAAATTCAGACCTGGTTGGGGCTTTGACTTGACCGTGTAGTTCATATTATTCGCTTCCTCGCCGGGAATTAGAGACTCGCCGGCGGAGGAAGAGAACCGGAGCGGTGACGGCGCCGATCGAGTCCGTATGTGATTGAGCCCTAACGACGCAGCCAATAGGATCGGCGTGGTCTCTCTACGTTCCCTAAAATCATCGTTGTCGTCGTCATCTTCATCATCGTCTCCCTCTTCGTCGCTTTGTTCGTTGACCTCGGCCAAATGCCTAGGGCTCCGGTGAATCGGAATGGGAGGAATCTTACGGAGCTTGGCTCTGGAGGGAGAAGGATGAGTCGGAGACGATGCGGCGGCGGGGTCTGCGTTGCCGGCGGCGGAGGTCGAGGTCAGAGGCGGTGGGTTTGGATTCGGATCGCTCGACATGGAGAGAAGGGTTCGGGTTTGGATTCGGGTTCGGATTCTTCATGGGAATTTGGGGGAttgagagagaaagatagattagagggagagagaagggAGGGTCAGTGTGTTGGGTATTATTTCGCGCGAAATGGGGAATGGAGCGTTAGAGAGTGACACGAATTATGTGTTTTCGGTTAAGGGGTTTGAAACGTGCTTCCCGCTAAGCATGTAATTGGCCGCGTTCCGCTGTGGTCGTGACTACCGTAATCGGATGGGGGTGTGGATCCTTGGTAATAAACGGATCATGAAGCCCACTACACATTGGGCTTTTTGTAGCCCAGCGAATAGGGCACCTGACATGATAAAATCAAGTCCTCAGAGTTAGATCAactgctttgccaaaaaaaaaaaaaaaagagttagatCTGATGGAGGGTTAAAAGTGAGTTACGATAGGTGAATTTCGAATAATCGATTGTTGGTTTGTGATTTGTACTCCTCAATTGTTAAGTTGGTCGATTTATTCTATGAATTCATAATGCTTGCTAATTGCTCCATACATTGTTAGTTTAGTGAACAACACATTGTTTGAACTAGGAATTCTAGACTGTTGCAGGAAACCATTGAGGAGTAGGAATTCTAGAGAAAGCTCAATGCTCACCTATTGCAGCTTGCAGTTGAAGTTTGAAGTTTGGCTAATTCATTTGAATTATTTTGGTGGAGGTAGAAATTCTTGGCCACTAAAGGTaggcaattcattcatctctccCTTTTTTGTTACCGTTCGAAGAAATTATCAAGCACGTCCGAGAGCACACTCGAGCTTTTCTTCAGTCTTTGGATTAGCCCAAATGGTGATGAATTAGTTGAAAATtcaattacaaatttacaattaGGCTAgaatagagtttttttttttttttttcttaaatcgAAAAAGTTAGCCGTATTATTAAATTTCAGCAAACAGAATAAAAATGACACAGCTACAATAATCATCAGAAGTAATCATTTTGCGGAGTACAAAATTAGATTACAATTTAGCTAGAATAGAGTTTTGATTATgcatgacaaaagaaaaataaatattattATGCTCTTCCTATCCAAATTCAGCGTATACCCGTATCCAAACCCGACCCGTACGGCACATATTAAACAGTCCACACGACGCCGTCACTCTAAACCCGCCCCGCCAACAATGCTCAGCCTCCTCCTCCGCAGCTCCGTCTCGAAGCTCCGGCTCCGACCCGCTAACATATCATGCAATTCGGACCCTCTCCCGACCCTTCGCAACTACTCCTCCACCGCCACCGGTCTCTATGGCTTCCGCCACTTAAACTCCCCCAAAGGCTTCCAACGCTTCGTCGACGACGCCATCGAAAGGTCCCTACAATTCAACAAACTATCTGCGGATTTCAATCGCAATCTAAAGTTTGATTAAATCTAATTTTTCAGGTCCGGCGAGCTGGTTGAGTTCATTTCCGGGATGCCTTCGTCTGCTGAGATAATCAAAGCCATGGATGAGATTTCTAACACAGTAAGTTTTGATAGTTACAGTTCTACAAGTTTACCGATCGGTTTTTACAGTGAATGAGCTAATTGCATTGTGTCATTGTTCAATTTGATAGGTCTGCTGTGTGGTAGACTCTGCAGAACTTTGTAGACATACTCATCCAAACAGGTTATTATTCTCTGAATTTTTCGGCTTTTTTCGATATTACATTTCTCTATTTGGAGGTATTTAGTTATTGTTTTTGTCGATTTGAGAgatttcaatttggttttttGGATACTTCAATTGTATCAGGGAATTTGTTGAAGAGGCAAACAAAGCTTCAATGAGGATTAATGAATATCTACATGTGAGGTGACGGTGAATCGTCTTCACTTTCTAGTGTTGTTGAATTTTTGTTCACAATTTTCTTGTGTAGTGAGCCATTGCCTGT
Protein-coding regions in this window:
- the LOC133713738 gene encoding probable serine/threonine protein kinase IRE, whose translation is MSSDPNPNPPPLTSTSAAGNADPAAASSPTHPSPSRAKLRKIPPIPIHRSPRHLAEVNEQSDEEGDDDEDDDDNDDFRERRETTPILLAASLGLNHIRTRSAPSPLRFSSSAGESLIPGEEANNMNYTVKSKPQPVKYVHSSQSKSLRTPSPLNPVLEGGQAGLTKEMQSPRFQAILRVTSGRKKRTPDIKSFSHELNSKGVRPFPVWKSRAFGHMEEVLVALRARFERLKDEVDVDLGAFAGDLVGILEMSSESHPEWKENFEDLLVIARQCAKMSPNEFWIKCEGIVQKLDDRRQELPMGALKQAHTRLLFILTRCTRLVQFQKESGYEEEHILSLHQLSDLGVYPEQILDGAEQKFSGPLSGKDANEKPKKSREQEIASGADGVEVSTAKSVESTGSYRMSSWKKLPSAAEKKQKVPDSVDTPSKDKSESLHAKENLDTPSSHHEHSKMSTSAQRVSWVSIGEQQNVTYENLMICRICEVEIPTVHVEEHSRICTIADRCDLKGLTVNERLERVAEALERIMESRTTKNVDTQETSFDAAKVYPSSIHEDFIAKRKKSIHEDLDDLSPKRNELPRFPEDMLDCVPDADNSFVMEDINIMPDMSCDARSALTPEQGTRTSSAGSSTPRSPLLTPRTTHIEMLLSGRGTIPELENCQQIHKLLDIARSVANVSNCDYSALEYMLDRLEDLKYAIQDRKVDALVVETFGRRIEKLLQEKYVHLCGQIEDEKLDSSNGMADEESSVEDDTVRSLRTSPINPSSKDRTSIEDFEIIKPISRGAFGRVFLARKRATGDLFAIKVLKKADMIRKNAVESILAERNILILVRNPFVVRFFYSFTCRENLYLVMEYLNGGDLYSLLRNLGCLDEDMARVYIAEVVLALEYLHSLNVIHRDLKPDNLLIGQDGHIKLTDFGLSKVGLISSTDDLAGPSVGDTGFVGDDEPKSQSSSQRSQRQKHSVVGTPDYLAPEILLGMGHSATADWWSVGVILFELLVGIPPFNAEHPQQIFNNIINRDIPWPKVPEEMSNEAYDLIDQLLTENPVQRLGATGAREVKQHTFFKDINWDTLARQKAMFIPSTDVHDTSYFMSRYIWNPEDEHVNGGSDFDDLTETCSSTGSYYLDEDGDECGSLADFSAPALDVQYSFSNFSFKNLSQLASINYDLVVKTKESPEASKSSVP